From Coccinella septempunctata chromosome 4, icCocSept1.1, whole genome shotgun sequence, a single genomic window includes:
- the LOC123312046 gene encoding ceramide glucosyltransferase-like gives MNQLNIDTIYVLALAFFTLWSALWIVHILAILHGKFRLHRKKTEICTEDMYPGVSILKPLTGIDPNLAENLESFFTLAYPRYEILFCVENDKDPALKIVQELMEKYPNIVTKVFKGASKVGANPKINNIYKAFQDSVYDLILVSDSGIKMKNDTLLDMVAYMTDKTGLVHQMPYTSDKEGFPAVLEKIYFGTVQSRIYLAADFLRRNCHTGMSTLLRKSVLEGKGGLKTFGCYLAEDFFICRYFKEKGWRTTISSQPAMQNSGVCDISYFQARMTRWAQLRVAMIPLVIIFEPLSECMVIGVFAAWASSVLFQWNYTTFYLTHILTWFLCDWILITTVQNGALPFNKFKFVVGWLVRECSGPYIFFNALITPDIQWRNRVFKLSWGGVIKDFATV, from the coding sequence atgaaTCAACTGAATATTGACACTATTTATGTCCTAGCGTTAGCATTTTTTACTTTATGGTCAGCCCTATGGATTGTACATATTTTAGCAATCTTACACGGTAAATTTCGGCTCCATCGAAAAAAGACTGAAATCTGCACCGAAGACATGTATCCCGGTGTTTCCATTCTGAAACCGTTGACTGGCATCGACCCCAACTTGGCGGAAAACCTAGAGTCTTTCTTCACTCTCGCATACCCCCGTTACGAAATCCTGTTCTGCGTGGAAAACGACAAGGATCCCGCCCTGAAGATCGTGCAAGAACTGATGGAAAAGTATCCGAACATAGTGACGAAAGTGTTCAAAGGCGCCTCCAAAGTAGGCGCTAATCCGAAGATAAATAACATCTACAAGGCGTTTCAAGATAGCGTTTATGACTTAATACTAGTTTCCGATAGCGGTATAAAGATGAAAAATGATACCCTTCTCGATATGGTAGCGTACATGACTGATAAAACTGGTTTGGTTCATCAGATGCCGTACACCAGCGACAAAGAAGGATTTCCAGCCGTCCTCGAGAAGATCTACTTCGGGACCGTCCAGTCTAGGATATACCTAGCGGCAGATTTCCTTCGTAGGAACTGCCACACCGGGATGTCGACTCTGCTCAGAAAATCCGTGCTGGAAGGTAAAGGGGGATTGAAAACTTTCGGTTGTTATCTGGCGGAAGATTTCTTCATATGCAGATACTTCAAGGAGAAGGGATGGAGGACGACGATCAGCAGCCAACCAGCCATGCAGAATTCTGGAGTTTGCGACATCAGCTATTTCCAGGCTAGGATGACGCGTTGGGCGCAGCTTCGAGTAGCTATGATACCCTTAGTCATTATCTTCGAGCCCTTATCAGAATGTATGGTCATAGGAGTTTTTGCAGCTTGGGCATCCTCTGTCTTATTCCAGTGGAATTACACAACGTTCTATCTCACGCATATTCTGACCTGGTTCTTGTGCGACTGGATCCTGATAACGACAGTTCAGAACGGAGCCCTGcctttcaataaattcaaatttgtGGTTGGGTGGTTGGTGAGGGAATGCTCAGGTCCTTATATATTCTTCAACGCGCTTATAACACCCGACATACAGTGGAGGAATAGGGTGTTCAAGTTGTCTTGGGGCGGTGTTATAAAAGATTTCGCCACGGTTTGA